A section of the Harmonia axyridis chromosome 2, icHarAxyr1.1, whole genome shotgun sequence genome encodes:
- the LOC123672659 gene encoding tubulin polymerization-promoting protein homolog isoform X1 — protein sequence MIETMTDQTADNQAEQRLADLKLENGPATPEPPKSETPQPPAANGTAETASFSDKFKTFAKFGDPKSDGKQITLSNSDKWMKQAKVIDGKKITTTDTGIYFKKLKSQKVGIADYNKFLDDLAKAKKMGVEEIKNKMAGCGSPSHHGVGAVKATSTVERLTDTSKYTGSHKQRFDETGKGKGITGRKDMPDTSGYVQGFTKKN from the exons ATGATTGA aaCCATGACCGACCAAACAGCAGATAACCAGGCGGAGCAAAGACTCGCAGATTTGAAGCTTGAAAACGGTCCAGCAACTCCAGAACCTCCAAAATCCGAGACTCCACAACCACCTGCAGCAAATGGAACAGCAGAAACGGCAAGTTTCTCGGATAAGTTCAAAACCTTCGCCAAGTTCGGTGATCCTAAATCTGACGGGAAACAGATAACCCTTTCCAACAGTGACAAGTGGATGAAGCAGGCAAAAGTGATAGATGGAAAGAAGATAACCACGACAGACACTGGTATATATTTCAAGAAGTTGAAGAGCCAGAAAGTTGGAATAGCCGATTACAACAAGTTCTTGGACGATCTGGCCAAAGCGAAGAAGATGGGAGTGGAGgagatcaaaaataaaatggcgGGGTGTGGATCGCCAAGTCATCATGGGGTTGGG gcaGTGAAGGCCACAAGTACTGTTGAACGACTGACCGACACTTCGAAGTACACAGGATCACACAAACAACGATTCGACGAAACAGGAAAAGGCAAAGGCATAACCGGAAGGAAAGATATGCCAGACACTTCCGGTTATGTGCAAGGATTCACCAAAAAGAATTAA
- the LOC123672659 gene encoding tubulin polymerization-promoting protein homolog isoform X2 has product MTDQTADNQAEQRLADLKLENGPATPEPPKSETPQPPAANGTAETASFSDKFKTFAKFGDPKSDGKQITLSNSDKWMKQAKVIDGKKITTTDTGIYFKKLKSQKVGIADYNKFLDDLAKAKKMGVEEIKNKMAGCGSPSHHGVGAVKATSTVERLTDTSKYTGSHKQRFDETGKGKGITGRKDMPDTSGYVQGFTKKN; this is encoded by the exons ATGACCGACCAAACAGCAGATAACCAGGCGGAGCAAAGACTCGCAGATTTGAAGCTTGAAAACGGTCCAGCAACTCCAGAACCTCCAAAATCCGAGACTCCACAACCACCTGCAGCAAATGGAACAGCAGAAACGGCAAGTTTCTCGGATAAGTTCAAAACCTTCGCCAAGTTCGGTGATCCTAAATCTGACGGGAAACAGATAACCCTTTCCAACAGTGACAAGTGGATGAAGCAGGCAAAAGTGATAGATGGAAAGAAGATAACCACGACAGACACTGGTATATATTTCAAGAAGTTGAAGAGCCAGAAAGTTGGAATAGCCGATTACAACAAGTTCTTGGACGATCTGGCCAAAGCGAAGAAGATGGGAGTGGAGgagatcaaaaataaaatggcgGGGTGTGGATCGCCAAGTCATCATGGGGTTGGG gcaGTGAAGGCCACAAGTACTGTTGAACGACTGACCGACACTTCGAAGTACACAGGATCACACAAACAACGATTCGACGAAACAGGAAAAGGCAAAGGCATAACCGGAAGGAAAGATATGCCAGACACTTCCGGTTATGTGCAAGGATTCACCAAAAAGAATTAA
- the LOC123672657 gene encoding choline transporter-like protein 1: protein MEQAYTGSPIQELYRFRNAINGPEDIVIPEKPENRRVTDKTYTITFIVIALILVCFIGYTFIKADLRTLMGYDSCGNFCGYKNEKYDEWSCTGKDYTNEKYLKIIDRTYNTPEERFCLAHCPPPSAEYSCADNTVDPDDDIIAGWWVVLLSLIICCGLCLGTILLFKYAVATLVWSLLIGGLSVLAIAALACWITYFKENGDPYYENTAHGYLSLAILLTFFVIIMGLFLTCFIKRVKLIIQLFEEAAKAVFEIPGLIYLPIMTFVAATISVVIFLTLITYMSAARTLVEVSSSMPIELAYEINGAMIFAIILNCFVFIWIWVFMTGAQYMIIAGAIASWFFTRNKSNLGRPLWISFMVFVKFHLGTVFIGSLIIAVVMCIKAILKAMTNRKTRWIINCCCNPLIEFLKLFSKNSYIQTAMHGQPFFKSGRRALQLLVSNAENVIAINSIGDFVLAMAQILLIIVGTAIACLIAKATGNEQWAIIGSLCFCLITYMVISFFGIFEATIDSIFMCFCEDSLLNDGMARPYFMSKELRKIIEKSKGLVPDKKN from the exons AGAATCGAAGAGTTACTGACAAAACATATACGATTACATTTATCGTTATTGCTTTAATATTG GTCTGCTTCATAGGTTACACTTTCATTAAGGCTGATCTGCGAACCTTAATGGGGTATGATAGTTGTGGAAATTTCTGTGGCTACAAAAATGAGAAATATGATGAATGGAGTTGCACAGGCAAAGATTACACGAATGAGAA ATATTTGAAGATAATTGATCGAACTTACAATACCCCAGAAGAGAGATTCTGTCTTGCACATTGTCCACCACCATCAGCTGA atATTCCTGTGCAGACAATACAGTT GATCCAGACGATGATATAATTGCTGGATGGTGGGTCGTTTTGTTATCATTAATTATTTGCTGTG GATTATGTTTGGGTACAATCCTCCTTTTCAAGTATGCAGTTGCTACCCTTGTTTGGAGTCTTCTCATTGGTGGTCTAAGCGTCCTTGCAATAGCAGCTTTAGCATGCTG gaTAACCTACTTTAAAGAAAATGGAGATCCTTATTACGAAAATACAGCCCATGGTTATCTTTCGCTGGCAATTCTATTGACCTTTTTTGTCATAATAATGGGACTTTTTCTCACATGCTTCATCAAGAGAGTTAAACTTATTATTCAACTGTTCGAAGAAGCTGCTAAAGCTGTTTTCGAAATACCTGGTTTGATCTATCTACCTATAATG actttCGTAGCAGCAACCATTTCTGTTGTCATTTTCTTAACTCTAATCACATATATGAGTGCCGCAAGAACGCTTGTAGAAGTATCATCAAGTATGCCAATCGAGCTGGCATATGAGATCAACGGTGCCATGATATTTGCTATAATCTTGAATTGTTTCGTTTTTATCTGGATTTGGGTGTTTATGACTGGAGCTCAATATATGATCATCGCTGGCGCTATAGCTTCTTGGTTCTTCACAAG gaATAAGTCTAACTTAGGTAGGCCATTGTGGATTTCCTTCATGGTATTCGTAAAGTTCCATTTGGGAACCGTATTCATCGGATCCTTGATAATTGCAGTTGTCATGTGCATCAAGGCTATACTGAAAGCCATGACAAACCGGAAAACACGTTGGATTATAAATTGCTGCTGCAATCCACTTATAGAGTTCTTGAAGCTGTTCTCCAAAAATAGTTACATTCAGACTG cAATGCATGGTCAGCCATTCTTCAAATCCGGAAGACGAGCTTTGCAACTGttagtttcgaatgcagaaaATGTCATTGCCATCAACTCTATCGGAGATTTCGTCCTAGCCATGGCTCAAATTTTACTCATCATCGTTGGCACAGCTATAGCGTGTCTGATAGCTAAG GCAACAGGAAATGAACAATGGGCTATCATTGGTTCCCTTTGTTTCTGTCTTATAACATACATGGTTATATCATTCTTCGGCATATTCGAA gcAACGATAGATTCAATCTTCATGTGCTTCTGTGAAGATTCTTTACTTAATGATGGCATGGCCAGGCCTTATTTCATGAGCAAGGAGCTACGTAAGATAATAGAAAAGAGCAAGGGTCTCGTTCCTGATAAgaaaaactga
- the LOC123672658 gene encoding tubulin polymerization-promoting protein homolog, producing MSMENQNETNLRTKFIEFSEYKSKENDTNGISLKQLDLWLEQARILDMNRITTTDTGILFLKFGTRRMDFQQFLLFLRKLAAQSGDNLTDIFEKLAKCEKPTLPAWELN from the exons ATGTCAATGGAAAATCAGAACGAAACCAATTTAAGAACCAAATTCATTGAGTTTTCCGAATATAAAAGCAAAGAAAATGACACCAATGGGATTAGTTTGAAACAGCTAGATTTGTGGTTAGAGCAAGCTAGAATTTTAGACATGAATCGAATAACTACAACAGATACTGGAATTCTTTTCCTTAAATTCGG CACTCGACGgatggattttcaacaattcctGCTGTTTTTAAGGAAACTAGCAGCACAAAGTGGTGACAACTTAACagatattttcgaaaaactgGCAAAATGTGAAAAACCGACTCTACCAGCTTGGGAACTGAATTAA